Proteins encoded by one window of Winogradskyella sp. PG-2:
- a CDS encoding pyridoxal phosphate-dependent aminotransferase: MKFPLKDIVDLLDERLELNLAESTNKDLILEEIWDEPFSQGLKKLKLEYGTSKGNEELRKLISKKLNVEKKNIVITNGAAFANYLAMLCLCDIRDEIVMVQPNFPPTMDLIEGLGFKKKLLKLSFGEKYQLNEQELFKIITEKTKLILLVSPFNRTGTTLSLEQVERISIRLNNEYPNCRLLIDETYREATYGNNKVIPTFAGLKDNIITVSSLSKSHGTPGLRIGWLYSSDADFIEQVSTAKINVVISNSVLDEYVAIQVLKKESELFKARRIHAAKGLELTKKMD, translated from the coding sequence ATGAAATTCCCATTAAAGGACATAGTTGATCTATTAGATGAAAGGCTAGAACTAAATTTAGCAGAAAGCACAAATAAAGATTTAATATTAGAAGAAATTTGGGATGAACCTTTTAGTCAAGGCTTAAAAAAACTAAAATTAGAATATGGAACTTCTAAAGGAAATGAGGAGTTACGGAAATTAATTAGTAAGAAATTAAACGTAGAAAAAAAGAATATTGTCATAACAAATGGTGCTGCATTTGCAAACTATTTAGCTATGCTATGCTTATGCGATATTAGAGATGAAATCGTCATGGTACAACCAAATTTTCCACCAACAATGGACTTGATAGAAGGTCTAGGTTTCAAAAAGAAATTACTAAAACTATCTTTTGGCGAAAAATATCAATTAAACGAACAAGAATTATTTAAAATCATCACTGAAAAAACGAAGCTAATACTATTAGTCTCACCATTCAATCGAACAGGAACAACACTTAGTTTAGAACAAGTTGAAAGAATTTCAATTCGTTTAAACAATGAGTATCCAAACTGTAGATTATTGATTGATGAAACCTATCGAGAAGCTACTTATGGAAATAACAAGGTTATACCAACATTTGCAGGATTAAAGGATAACATAATAACAGTTTCATCGCTATCAAAATCTCACGGAACTCCAGGCTTAAGAATTGGATGGTTATATTCAAGTGATGCTGATTTTATAGAACAGGTAAGTACAGCAAAAATAAATGTAGTAATCTCTAATTCTGTTTTAGATGAATATGTTGCTATACAAGTTTTAAAGAAAGAATCTGAACTATTTAAAGCAAGAAGAATACATGCAGCAAAAGGCTTAGAACTCACAAAAAAAATGGATTGA
- a CDS encoding pyridoxamine 5'-phosphate oxidase family protein has translation MQDYSKSKLNRVKRGKNRATYDVEKINTILDAGFIGYVSYVYKGRAITLPMAYGRKDNKIYLHGSQANRMLLALLKAKEMSMTIMHLDALVLARSGLHHSVNYRSATLFGSVKNLEDTKEKDEALFCFMEHMMKGRWDGIRPMHQKELDRTMVVEMTIETASAKIRDVGVGDEPEDYDLDVWAGLVPLKQIAEYPIPDEGLPQKMEIPKHVLDYYNEHKEPTKTTI, from the coding sequence ATGCAAGACTATTCAAAATCAAAATTAAACAGAGTTAAACGCGGAAAAAATAGAGCGACTTATGATGTTGAAAAGATAAACACCATCCTTGATGCTGGTTTTATTGGTTATGTAAGTTATGTCTATAAAGGCAGAGCAATAACATTACCTATGGCATACGGAAGAAAAGACAATAAAATATATTTACATGGCTCACAAGCTAATAGAATGTTACTAGCTTTATTAAAAGCAAAAGAAATGAGCATGACAATTATGCATTTAGACGCATTAGTATTAGCACGTTCAGGCTTACATCATTCTGTAAATTATCGCTCAGCTACTTTATTTGGCAGTGTTAAAAATCTCGAAGACACTAAAGAAAAAGACGAAGCTCTTTTTTGCTTTATGGAACATATGATGAAAGGACGTTGGGATGGTATAAGACCAATGCACCAAAAAGAACTAGACAGAACGATGGTTGTAGAAATGACAATTGAAACCGCTTCTGCAAAAATTAGAGATGTTGGTGTTGGTGACGAACCAGAAGATTACGATTTAGATGTTTGGGCTGGCTTAGTACCCCTAAAACAAATAGCTGAGTATCCTATTCCTGATGAAGGGCTACCACAAAAAATGGAAATTCCAAAGCATGTTTTAGATTATTACAATGAGCATAAAGAGCCAACTAAAACAACTATTTAA
- a CDS encoding GNAT family N-acetyltransferase translates to MIKIKQAQEADIDVLALLARLTWAESHGHYIEDKNDLLKYLNKNFSVSKTTQDINNPKQIFYIVYVNDLPVGYAKLILNAENESVVSQNNCRLERIFILNDFIPLKIGKQLLHFVEEEAKKLLLDTIWLTVYIKNSRAIRFYEKNEFKNVGDINFIVSGKAYENIVFSKKI, encoded by the coding sequence ATGATTAAAATAAAACAAGCTCAAGAAGCGGATATAGATGTTCTAGCTCTTTTGGCCAGACTAACATGGGCAGAATCCCATGGTCACTATATAGAGGATAAAAACGACCTATTAAAATACCTAAACAAGAATTTTTCAGTCTCAAAAACGACACAGGATATAAACAATCCCAAGCAAATCTTTTATATTGTTTATGTAAATGACTTACCTGTTGGTTATGCGAAGTTAATCCTAAATGCTGAAAACGAAAGCGTTGTCTCGCAAAACAATTGTCGATTAGAACGAATTTTCATCCTAAATGACTTTATACCCTTAAAAATTGGGAAACAACTTTTACATTTTGTTGAAGAGGAAGCCAAAAAATTATTGTTAGATACTATATGGCTTACCGTTTATATAAAAAATAGCAGAGCTATACGATTCTATGAAAAAAATGAATTTAAGAACGTTGGAGATATAAACTTTATTGTCAGTGGAAAAGCATATGAAAATATTGTCTTTTCAAAAAAAATATAA
- a CDS encoding DUF1272 domain-containing protein — protein MLDIRPNCEHCNKDLPNTSTEAMICSYECTYCRACAIEIFENVCPSCSGNIVKRPIRPKKEIENYPASTKRVFKPKDLEKAKQNSERFKNIQPEKR, from the coding sequence ATGTTAGACATAAGACCCAATTGTGAACATTGTAACAAAGACTTACCAAACACATCAACTGAAGCTATGATTTGCTCATATGAATGTACATATTGTAGAGCATGTGCAATAGAAATCTTTGAAAATGTATGTCCAAGTTGCAGTGGAAACATTGTTAAACGTCCTATTAGACCAAAAAAAGAGATTGAGAATTATCCCGCTTCAACAAAGCGAGTATTCAAACCAAAAGATTTAGAAAAAGCAAAACAAAATTCAGAACGATTTAAAAATATTCAACCAGAAAAAAGATAA
- a CDS encoding DinB family protein, which yields MTKLDLNPLEFDNYYFRYIYKLPNDTELKKGFVIGQNTLIDFFKSIPKEKLTYRYESKKWSVKEILQHLIDTERIFIYRCFRIARRDKTALAGYDHNIYIKPSKANDKSIENLLNEFTVNRNHSISLLKNLTDEDLSFIGYSNRGVISARAAAFTIIGHDIWHMEVIKNKYL from the coding sequence ATGACAAAACTAGATTTAAATCCCTTAGAGTTTGATAACTACTATTTTAGATATATCTATAAGTTACCTAACGATACTGAGTTGAAAAAAGGCTTTGTAATAGGTCAAAACACACTAATTGATTTCTTTAAATCTATTCCTAAAGAAAAATTGACTTACCGTTATGAGTCAAAAAAATGGAGTGTAAAAGAAATACTACAACACTTAATAGATACTGAACGTATTTTTATATATCGATGCTTTAGAATTGCAAGGCGAGATAAAACTGCTTTAGCTGGTTATGACCATAACATATACATTAAACCATCAAAAGCTAATGATAAATCAATAGAAAATTTATTAAATGAGTTTACAGTAAATCGTAATCATTCAATTTCATTGCTAAAGAATTTAACGGATGAGGATCTGTCATTTATTGGGTATTCTAATAGAGGTGTAATATCTGCAAGAGCTGCAGCTTTCACAATTATAGGTCATGATATATGGCATATGGAAGTCATAAAAAACAAATACCTCTAA